A stretch of the Lolium perenne isolate Kyuss_39 chromosome 3, Kyuss_2.0, whole genome shotgun sequence genome encodes the following:
- the LOC139838534 gene encoding uncharacterized protein, with the protein MATGSEADARDAELAALSGDKLVDLLRTTHRRTDFDAAARVLKARDRRFADLKAALSDIDALRKKHGSILGGARRRPRDEAEAEEITPLPGIASRDPVHRDEPRVEDSDDVPLVQRLKRPRLCETGDLESGKRGGQGRSDSAGTLGNYGQKSSPAKSVHHSFGPKERIGKLVASCRPKDSKQRISNLKRKDPKQGRRAVEPAKWGGGMARTAPLPSPGRSLLPKGSSKSDHGRARTDKKQGSSDGILGPPPKWNGKIISTSMVESSSSSANKDTRTAMSLYRQSEDAKGGNPVQQTRMVASPSPTLRIGTISASELRAYCLKQQQTPLASCMGIKTQNFRDSAKGGNGLSREPMDVSSKKKLVGGD; encoded by the coding sequence ATGGCCACCGGCTCCGAGGCCGACGCGCGCGACGCCGAGCTCGCCGCCCTCTCCGGGGACAAGCTCGTGGACCTCCTCCGCACAACCCACCGCAGGACCGACTTCGACGCGGCCGCGCGCGTCCTCAAAGCTAGGGATCGGAGGTTCGCCGACCTCAAGGCCGCGCTCTCCGACATCGACGCCCTGCGGAAGAAGCACGGCTCGATCCTTGGCGGCGCGCGCCGCCGGCCCCGGGACGAGGCCGAGGCCGAGGAGATCACGCCCCTGCCCGGGATCGCCTCGAGGGACCCGGTGCATCGGGACGAGCCGCGCGTGGAGGATTCGGACGATGTGCCGCTGGTTCAGCGCTTGAAGCGGCCGAGGCTATGCGAGACCGGCGACTTGGAATCGGGGAAGAGGGGTGGACAGGGGCGGAGCGATTCCGCCGGTACGTTGGGGAATTACGGGCAGAAATCCTCGCCTGCCAAGTCAGTTCACCACTCGTTTGGCCCGAAAGAAAGAATAGGGAAACTGGTGGCTAGCTGTAGGCCCAAGGATTCAAAGCAGCGGATCTCAAATCTCAAAAGGAAGGATCCAAAGCAGGGGAGGAGAGCTGTGGAGCCGGCGAAGTGGGGTGGAGGAATGGCCCGGACTGCGCCGCTTCCTTCCCCGGGCCGGAGCCTTCTACCCAAGGGTTCTTCTAAAAGTGACCACGGTAGAGCCAGAACTGACAAGAAACAAGGCTCTTCTGATGGTATCCTAGGTCCACCACCCAAGTGGAATGGTAAAATTATCAGCACGTCTATGGTGGAATCATCGTCAAGTTCTGCGAACAAGGATACTCGGACTGCGATGTCTCTGTATAGACAATCTGAGGACGCAAAGGGAGGAAATCCAGTTCAACAGACAAGAATGGTCGCATCTCCATCTCCTACTCTGCGAATTGGCACTATCTCAGCATCAGAGCTTCGAGCTTATTGTCTCAAGCAACAACAAACTCCTCTGGCTTCTTGTATGGGAATCAAAACACAAAATTTCCGCGACTCGGCCAAGGGAGGGAATGGCTTGTCTAGGGAACCGATGGATGTGTCTTCAAAAAAGAAACTGGTGGGTGGAGACTGA